A region of the Arenibacter antarcticus genome:
GAACGATTTTATTCACTTTTACCAGTTAATAGATGTTCTTATTATTGATGACGTTCAGTTTTTATCTGGGAAATCTGGAACTCAGGATGTTTTCTTCCATATATTCAACCATTTGCACCAGAATGGGAAGCAAGTTATCCTTACTTCCGATAAGGCTCCGGTTGATATGCAAGATATTGAACAACGATTATTATCCCGTTTTAAATGGGGCTTATCTGCAGAATTACAGACTCCGGATTACGAGACCAGAATATCCATACTTAAAAATAAATTGTACAGAGATGGTGTGGAAATGCCTGAAGACATAATAGATTATGTTGCTAAGCATATTAAAACCAATATTAGAGAGCTAGAAGGAGCTATAATCTCCTTAATTGCCCAGTCTTCGTTCAACAAAAAAGAAGTTACATTAGAATTGGCTCAGCTGGTAGTAGAGAAGTTTGTTAAGAACACAAAACGAGAAGTTTCCATAGACTATATCCAAAAAGTAGTATCAGATTACTTTGAAATGGACGTAGCCACCCTGCAATCTAAAACTAGAAAACGACATATTGTACAGGCAAGGCAGTTAGCCATGTTCTTTGCAAAGAAATTTACCAAGGCCTCCTTGGCCAGTATTGGGTCACAAATTGGCAAAAGGGACCACGCTACAGTACTCCACGCCTGTAAGACCGTAGACAACCTTGCGGAAACAGACAAACAATTTAGAAAATATATAGAAGATTTAACCAAGAAGTTTTCATAAAACCCACTGCCCCATGAAAACCAAAATACTTATGGTATGTTTGGGGAATATATGCAGATCCCCCTTAGCCGAAGGCATTCTAAAACAAAAAGTTGACAAAGACCAAGTTTTTGTCGACTCAGCCGGCACCGCAAGTTACCATATAGGAAAACAGCCAGACCCACGATCTATTGCAGTAGCCAAAAAGCATGGCATTGACATAAGTACGCAGCGCTGTAGACAGTTTACCCCCATGGACTTCGAGGAATTTGACCATATATTCGCTATGGACAAGGAAAACTATACCAATATCATTGCCTTAGCCAAAAACGGGAAGGAACAACAGAAGGTGAAATTAATGTTACACCAAATGTCCACGTCAGACCATGAGGTCCCAGATCCATATTATGGCGGTGATCAAGGATTTGAAAAGGTCTATCAATTATTGGATTCCGCCTGCGAGCAATTGGCACAGGAATTAAACAAAAAATACTCCGGCTAAATGGCAATTAAGAACAACATCCAAGGCAAATTATTTTTAATTCCAACAACCCTAGGAGACAATGCCCCTTTGGAAGTATTACCTATATCTGTCAAAAGTACCATTGAGCAAATAGATCACTACGTGGTGGAGAATGAAAAAACTGCCCGTCACTTTATAAAAAAAATTAGTTCCAAGAAATCTCAGCCGGGCCTACACATCAGCTTACTTAATAAATATACAGAGCCTGAATTGCTACCTACATTTTTAGACCCTTGTTTGGAGGGTTATAACGTTGGTATTATATCGGAGGCCGGTTGCCCTGGAATTGCCGATCCCGGCGCAGACCTAGTACATATTGCACATAAAAAAGGTATTCAGGTTGTCCCTTTGGTAGGACCATCCTCCATCCTACTCGCTTTAATGGCCAGTGGACTCAATGGTCAAAGCTTTGCCTTTAACGGTTATTTGCCTATTGAAGCTGGGGAGCGAAAAGCAAGTCTAAAGAAATTTGAAAGGCTATCCAAGGAACACGATCAGTCCCAAATTTTCATAGAAACACCCTATAGAAACAATAAGCTACTGGCGGAAATTATAAAGACCCTTTCCCCACGCACTCAGGTTTGCATTGCCTGCGATATTACTCTGACTACAGAATTTATTGCAACAAAGATGGTGGAAGAATGGAAAGGCGCCAATTTGGACCTTCACAAAAGACCCACTATTTTTATAATTCAAGGTTAAATCGGCTAGAGAAGAACTAGTATTAGCGCTGAGCTACCTAAAATTAAAAACAAAAAAAACCCCGACACAATGGTCGAGGCTTCCTCATTTTACTAAATTTTCTGAATCCTAGGATTTCTGATGGGCGCTACATGTGAGATATCATATCCAGAGAATTTCTTGATATAATAGGACACTGTAGATCCATAATTATCATTTACATTTTCCTTACCATAAGAACGAAGGTATTTTTTTACATTCCCTGCTCCCGCTAAATGGGCAGCGGCTAGAATACCAGATTCAGTAATTTCCTGTCCGTTGATTTCCTTACCTACAAAACGTTTAATATCCCTCCTTAAAATCCATTTATTTCTGGATAAATTGGTTTGAAATACTTTTTCTTGTAAAATAGGGTCGTTTAGAAAGCGAGTAGCATTATAAACACCTAACAATTCCAAGGTACCGATACCGAATTGGTATTTGCCTAGGTAGCCAAAAGCATTGGTGGTAAAATAATTTCCTTGCGATTCTTTAAAGGCCAAAGCTTCCTTAAATCCGTTGTAGGAGGTGCCTAAAAAGGGTGGTGCGGTCAATGTCCTTGTCTTAATTAGAATGGTTTTGTGATTGGGAAACAAAACTTTGGTAGGTCCGTTTACTCTTAAAGCCTCTGGAACCGACACTTTTACCGGCTTAAACCCAAAACTCAATAGAATAAAAACGATGATAACGGGGAACAAAAATATTGTCCACTTTCTCATATATTTGTTTTCTTAAGACTTATAACACAAAATGTGTTTGCTTAAATTTCAAGCTACAAATATAAAGCCGTTTTTTATAACAAAGTCGTTTTTAACGTTACTTTATACATATACGTATAAATAATGGATAAATGGTCAGCAAATCGGGTCTAGCGACTTATCTATTAATTTTCTGAGCATTTATCCATCGGATATACTGTACTTTATTACGGTTATGCTGCGCCAAGGTCTTGGCAAATTTGTGATAACCAAAATTTTCTACGTTTGCCACAAAGTAATAATAATCGTGTTTCTCCGAATTCAGCACGGCATCAATAGCCGTTATATCGGGCATAGCAATAGGGCCTGGCGGCAAGCCTGATTTCTTATAGGTGTTGTAGGGCGAATCCAATTCCAGATCCTTGTACAACACCCTTTTAATTACAGTATCAAAATTCCCTGTATGTTTTTTTATAGCATATATTACGGTAGGATCTGCCTGCAGCAGCATCCCCGTTCTCAACCTATTAAGATAAACCCCTGCCACTCTTGGTCGTTCATCCACTTTAGCCGTCTCCTTATGCACTATAGAAGCTAAGGTATTCACCTCTTTCGGTGTTAGCCCCATCTTTTTAGCCTTACCCAAACGCTTTTCGTTCCAGAACCTATTGTATTCCTTCGACATCCTTTCTCGAAACCCCTCCGCAGAGGTATTCCAAAAGAACTCATAACTATTAGGCACATACATGGAAAGCGCTGTATCCTCATTAAAACCGTTGTCCGTTAAAAACGCACTGTCTTGAAAAGAATTCAACAGACTTAAACTATCGGCCTCTATCTGTAAAGACACCCTTCCTGCTAGGTCTGCCAAGGTTTCCTGATTATTAAAGGCTAGTTTTACCGGTATATTTCTACTGCGTAGAGAATTGATAATTGCATTATTGTTCATGCCTTTTTCCAAAGCATATCTACCCGACTTCACATGTTCGTTATACCCTTTTCTATTGGCTGCAGATTCAAATTTATCCATATTTTCCAAAAGTGGATCCAGAAGCCCCATCACCGTTTCAAATTTGGCATCTGTAGGTATGTAGACGTAAGCTGTTTGAGCTTGGAACTTAGTATTTGGAGTGAAAAAAATTCCATATACTACAAAGGCGATGACAGCAGCCAATATTAGGCCCATGCCCACCACTATTAACAAAACACGCTTTAATTTCATTACCCTTTGTTTATCTTTTGAAAAAGAATTTCATTTTTAAATTTACCACCGGTACTGATCCAATCTTTTTTTATCCCCACTTTTTCAAATCCCATCTTCGCGAAGAGATGAATACTAGCTTCGTTTCCTTCCAACACATTCGCATAGACCTGTCTAAGCCCCAGGACGGAAAAAACATAATTACACAATATAACTATAGCCTCTGCCCCTATACCTTGATTCCTATTAGCTACCTCGCTCACAACTATGCCCATCCCCACTCTTAGGTTTTGGGGATCAAAATCGAACAAATCTATCAACCCGATTAATGTACCCTCCAAATTACAGATAGATAGTCGTAATTGTTTCACCTCATAGATGTCTTTATGGGCATTATCCAAATAGTATCTTAGGATATGTTTGGAATATGGCGTAGTGGTTCCACTAATCTCCCAAATCTCGGGATTGTTCTCCAGTTCGTAAAGAAAATCCAAATCTTCGGGCTCCAATGCCCTAAGAAATATGTGCTCCCCTTTAAGCTTCAACATATATTTCACCTTTAAAAACAAGCTGAGCAGCACCGGTCAGCCAAATTTCGTTATAACCTTCCTTATTTTTATTCTTTGTAAATCGCACTTCCAACAAACCACCTGGAGTTGTTATTTTAATGGTATTGCTATTTGCCTGCCCAGAGTGATGCATTGCCAAGGCTACTGCCGTTACTCCTGTCCCACAGGACAAGGTCTCATCCTCCACTCCCCTTTCATAGGTTCGGACCAAAAAAGAATTTTCATCAATATTCTCCACAAAGTTGATGTTACTTCCTTCCTGTCCATAAACTCCATATCGCAACCTTTCACCTTCCTTACGCACATCAAAATCTTTCAAATCAGTCACTAATTGAACATGATGCGGAGATCCAGTGTTTAAGAAAAGTGAATTAGACTTCTCATTTATATCTGTTACTTCCTGCATTTGCAGACTAACCACGTCCGCTTCAATTCTTGCTTTATGATGTCCATCCACAGCTTCAAATGAGGCATCACTTACAACCAACCCCAAATGTTTGGCAAAGGCTACAATACACCTTCCTCCATTGCCGCACATAGAGCTCTGGTTTCCGTCCGAATTATAGTAAACCATTTTAAAATCAGCGACATCATCATCTTCCAATAAAATAAGTCCATCTGCACCTATCCCGAATTTCCTATCACATAAGAACGAGACTAACCCATTATTATCTTTAGGAAAAACCTGATTTCTATTATCTATGATAACAAAATCGTTACCTGTTCCTTGGTACTTATAAAAATTTAATAGCATAATGTAATTTATATCGCAAAGATATAATTTTATTAAGGTTTAATTAGCAGTTAAAAAGTCGTTAAAGACAAATTAATCAAATGTAATTATGTTAATTTTACTAGAGTTAATCAAAAAAATGTTTTTATGAAGAAATTTGGAAGTTTATTACTGGTCTCTGTTTTTGCAGGCGCCATAACTTTAGGTGCTTATAAACTTTTTTTCGAGGCACCAAATTACGCTGTAGTCACACAGGACAATGGAAATAACTTAGTCACTACTAGTTTTTCCCCTACCTCCTTCAGAGGAGCCGGCATCAATGAAGTAGATTTCACTACTGCTGCGGAAAATACGGTTAATGCAGTGGTACACGTAAAAAACGTAACCTTAAGCCAAGGTCCTTCAACATTAAGAGAGTTCTTCTATGGTTATGGAGGCAATCAAAAGCCACAGGTAGGTACTGGATCTGGTGTAATTATTTCTCAAGACGGGTACATTGTGACTAACAACCATGTTATAGCCAATTCGGAGCAACTGCAGGTTACCTTAAACAACAATAAGACGTATAATGCAAATATAATTGGCACTGACCCAAATTCGGATATTGCGTTAATAAAGATCGATGCAGAAAGAATTCTCCCCTATTTGGCATTTGGCGACTCAGACGAAACCAAGGTTGGCGAATGGGTATTAGCAGTGGGAAATCCATTTAACCTAACCTCTACGGTAACCGCTGGTATTGTAAGCGCCAAAGCAAGGGCCCTAGCCAGTTTAGACCAGTCCTTCATCCAGACTGATGCGGCGGTCAACCCTGGAAACAGTGGAGGGGCCCTAGTGAATACCAACGGAGATCTAATTGGTATAAATACGGCTATCACCTCACAAACAGGTTCCTATGTAGGCTATTCGTTTGCAGTACCTAGTAATATTGCTAAAAAGGTTGTGGAAGATATAATTGAGTATGGCAATGTTCAGAAAGGAATATTAGGAATCAGCACCATTCCAATGAACAGTCCGTACGCCATAGAAAAAGGCATTAACGAAATAGACGGGGTTTACATTGCCCAAGTAGAAGAGGATTCGGGTGCCTTTGATGCCGAATTAGCGGAGGGCGACATAATAAAAAAGGTCGACAATGTTGACATTCGCAAATATTCCGACCTCATAGGCTATATTGCCTCTAAAAGACCAGGGGACGAACTTATGGTCTCCATATTGCGGGAAAA
Encoded here:
- the dnaA gene encoding chromosomal replication initiator protein DnaA, with the protein product MSVTANSVWINCLGFIKDNIQPQAFKTWFEPIKPVKLSDKALSIQVPSKFFYEWLEEHYVRLLKVALTKELGETAKLVYIIKMENTYGNREPFTEKIPSSNRSNVEPQELDVAIKSKNPELKNPFVIPGIRNIKIESQLNPNYNFDNFLEGDANRLARSAGMAVANKPGGTSFNPLLIFGGVGLGKTHLAHAIGVEIKDKYPERTVLYISAEKFTQQYIESVKKNTRNDFIHFYQLIDVLIIDDVQFLSGKSGTQDVFFHIFNHLHQNGKQVILTSDKAPVDMQDIEQRLLSRFKWGLSAELQTPDYETRISILKNKLYRDGVEMPEDIIDYVAKHIKTNIRELEGAIISLIAQSSFNKKEVTLELAQLVVEKFVKNTKREVSIDYIQKVVSDYFEMDVATLQSKTRKRHIVQARQLAMFFAKKFTKASLASIGSQIGKRDHATVLHACKTVDNLAETDKQFRKYIEDLTKKFS
- a CDS encoding SAM-dependent methyltransferase codes for the protein MAIKNNIQGKLFLIPTTLGDNAPLEVLPISVKSTIEQIDHYVVENEKTARHFIKKISSKKSQPGLHISLLNKYTEPELLPTFLDPCLEGYNVGIISEAGCPGIADPGADLVHIAHKKGIQVVPLVGPSSILLALMASGLNGQSFAFNGYLPIEAGERKASLKKFERLSKEHDQSQIFIETPYRNNKLLAEIIKTLSPRTQVCIACDITLTTEFIATKMVEEWKGANLDLHKRPTIFIIQG
- the dapF gene encoding diaminopimelate epimerase, with the protein product MLLNFYKYQGTGNDFVIIDNRNQVFPKDNNGLVSFLCDRKFGIGADGLILLEDDDVADFKMVYYNSDGNQSSMCGNGGRCIVAFAKHLGLVVSDASFEAVDGHHKARIEADVVSLQMQEVTDINEKSNSLFLNTGSPHHVQLVTDLKDFDVRKEGERLRYGVYGQEGSNINFVENIDENSFLVRTYERGVEDETLSCGTGVTAVALAMHHSGQANSNTIKITTPGGLLEVRFTKNKNKEGYNEIWLTGAAQLVFKGEIYVEA
- a CDS encoding S1C family serine protease, with amino-acid sequence MKKFGSLLLVSVFAGAITLGAYKLFFEAPNYAVVTQDNGNNLVTTSFSPTSFRGAGINEVDFTTAAENTVNAVVHVKNVTLSQGPSTLREFFYGYGGNQKPQVGTGSGVIISQDGYIVTNNHVIANSEQLQVTLNNNKTYNANIIGTDPNSDIALIKIDAERILPYLAFGDSDETKVGEWVLAVGNPFNLTSTVTAGIVSAKARALASLDQSFIQTDAAVNPGNSGGALVNTNGDLIGINTAITSQTGSYVGYSFAVPSNIAKKVVEDIIEYGNVQKGILGISTIPMNSPYAIEKGINEIDGVYIAQVEEDSGAFDAELAEGDIIKKVDNVDIRKYSDLIGYIASKRPGDELMVSILREKEVLEVPVTLKERQTMTIPILGFEIKNLTEKDMKTFRTKKGVKIIGVPETFRAYDLEGKVLISFGEDDIKNIQDARTKFGRITRYGRTSITMLNDKGERERLIIQ
- a CDS encoding GNAT family N-acetyltransferase, producing MLKLKGEHIFLRALEPEDLDFLYELENNPEIWEISGTTTPYSKHILRYYLDNAHKDIYEVKQLRLSICNLEGTLIGLIDLFDFDPQNLRVGMGIVVSEVANRNQGIGAEAIVILCNYVFSVLGLRQVYANVLEGNEASIHLFAKMGFEKVGIKKDWISTGGKFKNEILFQKINKG
- a CDS encoding low molecular weight protein-tyrosine-phosphatase, with amino-acid sequence MKTKILMVCLGNICRSPLAEGILKQKVDKDQVFVDSAGTASYHIGKQPDPRSIAVAKKHGIDISTQRCRQFTPMDFEEFDHIFAMDKENYTNIIALAKNGKEQQKVKLMLHQMSTSDHEVPDPYYGGDQGFEKVYQLLDSACEQLAQELNKKYSG
- the mltG gene encoding endolytic transglycosylase MltG, producing the protein MKLKRVLLIVVGMGLILAAVIAFVVYGIFFTPNTKFQAQTAYVYIPTDAKFETVMGLLDPLLENMDKFESAANRKGYNEHVKSGRYALEKGMNNNAIINSLRSRNIPVKLAFNNQETLADLAGRVSLQIEADSLSLLNSFQDSAFLTDNGFNEDTALSMYVPNSYEFFWNTSAEGFRERMSKEYNRFWNEKRLGKAKKMGLTPKEVNTLASIVHKETAKVDERPRVAGVYLNRLRTGMLLQADPTVIYAIKKHTGNFDTVIKRVLYKDLELDSPYNTYKKSGLPPGPIAMPDITAIDAVLNSEKHDYYYFVANVENFGYHKFAKTLAQHNRNKVQYIRWINAQKINR